AGACCCGGGTGGTTCGGGTGGCCCGTTCAGTTCAGGACTGCGGACGCCGGCCGTGGTTGGCGGCGTTGCCGCGGCGGGCCTTCTTCTTACGGCGACGCTTGGATGACATGAGCGCCTCCTCTCGCTGTGGTACGTAAAGGTTTCTCCGCGTTTCTACCACTTCATCCTGTCGGTTGTCCGGCCGATCAAGGTTCAGCGGCGGTCACGGGAGTGGCCGAAGAGGAGACGATAGACGATCAGGAGTACCAAGGAGCCCGCGATGGCGGCGACCCAGAGGCTCGGATCGACAAAGTTGTTGTCTATCGGGCGGTCCAGGAAGGTGGCCGAGAGCCAGCCGCCGAGGAAGGCGCCCGCGATCCCGATGAGTACGGTGCCGACCACGCCGCCGGGATCGCGCCCCGGCAGCAGGATCTTGGCGATGCCGCCCGCGATCAGACCCAGGATGATCCAGCTCACCACGCCGGAGTGAGCCAGGTCCGAGAGCGTGTCCGAGCCCGAGGACGAGCCGGAGTCGGCGAGCAGGGTCAGGTGGGTGAGCTGCGTGGTGGGCATACGAAGGGGCCTCCCCGTGG
This sequence is a window from Streptomyces sp. NBC_01775. Protein-coding genes within it:
- a CDS encoding GlsB/YeaQ/YmgE family stress response membrane protein, with translation MAHSGVVSWIILGLIAGGIAKILLPGRDPGGVVGTVLIGIAGAFLGGWLSATFLDRPIDNNFVDPSLWVAAIAGSLVLLIVYRLLFGHSRDRR